The region GCCACGGCCAGCTTTGGCGCGGTGATCGTGCAGATCATCGCCATCGATCTGGTGTTCTCGGTGGATTCGATCCTTACGGCGGTGGGTATGACCGACGACATCCCAATCATGGTTGCAGCGGTGGTGATCACTGTCGGCATCATGCTGTTCGCCGCCACGCCGTTGGCGCGCTTCATCGAGACAAATCCGACGCTGGTTATGCTGGCGCTCGCTTTCCTCGTGATGATCGGGCTGGTGCTGATTGCCGACGGCTTCGGTTTCCACGTGCCCAAGGGCTATATCTACGCGGCGATGGGCTTTTCGGTGGGGGTCGAACTGCTCAACATCGTGCAGCGCAACAGGCGCCGCCGGATTGCAGGGCTCGGCTAGAACCACGCCGAGACGCCGGCATAGCTCTGCGCGCCCGCGCGGACGTCGAATGAACCACTTGGCGAAGCGGATTTTGGTTCGCCATCAGAGCGTAATGCCGTTAGTGGGCCGTCCCTCCTGTTCTGGCGCAAACATTGACCACCAAATATCTTACCGGGCTGCTCGCAAAGGATCTCTCGCACGCAGGTCCCGCTACGCGGACCATGGGCGAAAAGGTGTTCCAGCTGGGCTTTGCTTTGGTGCAATGGCCCTGGCTGCTCAAAAGCCTTTATGGCGGAACCAAGGCGCAAAAGGCAGCCTTGCTGCAGCGCGTTGGGCTGGATAGCGATGCTTTGCCGCATCTGGGGAGCTGGAAAGCCGATACCTATCTGCTGCACCGGATCGTTGACGAAATCGAAGCCCGCCAGCCACAGGTTGTGGTGGAATTGGGTTCGGGGGCAACCTCGCTGGTCATCGCCAAGGCATTGTCGCTGCATGGAGGCGGCGCTCTGTATAGCTACGACCAGCACGAACCATTTGTGCGGCAAATGGGAGAATGGTTGACGGAGCACGAATTGGCGGCGCGGTTCCATCATGCCCCGCTCGGGCAGCGTGATCCGGCATGGCCGGGGCTCTGGTATGAGCTGCCCGAGATACCCGCGACAATCGATATGCTGATTATCGACGGCCCGCCGTGGGCGGTGCATCCCTTTGCCAGAGGGATGGCGGAGCGCCTGTTCGAACGAGTTGCGCCAAGGGGCGTCATTTTACTCGACGATGCGGCGCGGCCGGGTGAGCGGATCGTAGCGCGGCGATGGCGCAGGAAGTGGAGAGATTTAGACTTCACCTTCGAAGGTGGAGGAACCAAGGGGCTATTGATCGGACGAAAGGGGCGTTGATGGCTATCATTGCAGCACGCGACTATCGCGAGGGCCGAGTCGTCGGCGAGCCGCTTGCGCAGGGTAAAGTGGACGGCCACGAACGACAATCTCCCGACGCGTTCGCGTGGGTCGGCCTGCTCGACCCTACCTCTGAAGAAATGTCCGCCTGTGCCAAGCGTTTTGGCCTCCATCCGCTTGCCGTGGAGGACGCGCTCCACGCGCATCAGCTTCCCAAGCTGGAAATCTATGGCGACCAGCTCTTTGTCGTTGCGCGCACTGCCAAGATGGAGGCCGGGCACATCAGCTATGGTGAGACCGCCTTGTTCGTCGGGCGCAACCATATCGTCACCGTCCGGCACGGGTCCGACCAGGGCCACTCGGCACTACGAGAGAAACTCGAGACACGGCCTGCGCTGCTGGCGCACGGAGTGGACTATGTCCTCCATGCTCTGCTCGATATGATTGCCGACAACTACTTTCCGGTCATCGATGCGGCGGGCGAGATCGTCCAGCGGCTCGAACAGAGTGCGCTCGATTCCACACTTACCCGCGCCGAGATGCGCGAACTCTTCAACCTGCGGCGGGACCTGCTTTTGCTGCAGCGAATGCTGATCCCCATGGAAGAGGTCTGCGCGAAGCTGGCCAGCCTCGATTTGCCCAATATCGACCCCGAAGTGCGCCCCTATTTCCGCGACGTGCTCGACCACGTCCGGCGTGTTTCATCGCTGGCGGCGCTGCACCGCGAAATGCTGAATTCGGTGATGGAGACAAGCGCGTTGATCGTAGCCCAGCGCCAGGGCGAGATTACCCGCAAGCTGGCCGCTTGGGCGGCGATCCTCGCAGTTCCGACTGCGATCGCTGGAATTTATGGGATGAACTTCGAGAACATGCCCGAATTGCGAATGGAATATGCCTATTTCGGTGTGCTGGGGACTATCGCGTTCATATGTGTGATGCTTTTCCTGCGCTTTAGGAAATTGGGCTGGCTATAACTCGTCTAGAAATACGCCCATGCCCGCTGTCAATGGGAGATGCCTGCCAATTGGGCGATGCCGCGGTCCGCGAAGCGCTGGGTGTTCGACAAGGTCAGGGCGGGCAAAGCAGATTTTCGCCTTTCTACCCATCCCCGGACATGAGCGGGACTGGTGCGCGATCCCCAAAGCGGCACCGCAGCTTTACCCCGTTCGCGAAAATGCCTGCCCTTCGGCGAGCGACCCCATAGACGTCATGCGGGCGCCGAGTGCGCCGTTGCCATCATCGGCGGATCGTCAGGCCCAGCGTCACAGACGAGGCGGCGGTACCGTCGATGCGGTGGCCTGCCAGCAGGTCCACGTCGATCCGTCCCCGGTCGGTCACCCAGCGCAGCCCCGCCTGACCGCCCGGCGCCCCACGATCTGTGCCGAATACCTCTCCCATCAGAACAACGTCGGGCACGAGCTCAAACTCGGCCTGAGCGCCCCAGAACAGTGCGTTGCGATCCGCTTCGCCGGGCGCGTTGATCCAGCCCAGATTGCCATGAAGCACAAGCCGTTCATTGACCCTCGCGGAAACCGGGACTGTCATACCCATGCTCTCGATCCGGTTGTCACGCGGGTTCCATGTGGCCGTCGCCGAGACCGCCACGCCAACGGGTGCCTCTTCGAACGAACGCAGGTTGAGCTTCAGTGCCGGTGCGATCCTGGTGGCGACATCATCGCCAAAGGTGCGCTGCACGGCACCAGCGATTTCAAGGCGCGGCAGGCCTTTGAGCGTGCAGGCGGGACTAGCGATCGCAAGGCCGCCCCCCTCGCTAGGCAAGTTCAACCAGCTTTCGACATGGCAAACCCCGGCAGGCAAGGTCGCATCGTCATCGACAATGTGTGCGCCTCCACCCGCACGAGCCGGGTCAGCCAGCCAAAGCGCAAAGCTGGCGGCGGCAAGCCGCAGCACACAGGCAGGCCCTCGAAGCATCGCCTCTCACAGCCACCCGCGCCGCTTGAAATAGAGGTAGGGCAGCAACATCGAGATCACCATCAGCCCCAGCGCGAAAGGGTAACCATAGGGCCATTGCAGCTCGGGCATGAATTCAAAGTTCATCCCGTAAATCGAGGCCACCAGCGTTGGCGGCAGGAACACCACGGCCGCAACCGAGAAGATCTTGATGATTCCGTTCTGTTCAATGCTGATCATGCCGAGCGTAGCATCAAGCAGAAAGTTGATCTTCTGTGAAAGGAATGCATCGTGATCGGACAAGGAACGAACATCACGTGCAACAGTCTTTAGCCGCTCGCGCAGTTCCTTGCGGCTCTTGCGCTGGAGCAGCAGGGTTGTCGCAAAGGTCGCCAGGCGTTCGAGCGACACGAGGCTGTCACGAATATTGGAAAGCTCATTGGCCTGCCTGCCGAGGTCGGACAGCACCTTGCCGAAATCGGTCTGGGACCGGGCCTTGATGTCGGTCTTGGCAAAGACGGTCTTGGCCACCGTCTCGATTTCCCGGCCATAGCGTTCGAGCACGTCAGCGAGACGATCGACAATCGCTTCGAGCAATTGCACGAACACATCTTCGCCATCGATTGCACCGGCAAGTCCGCGATCGGCGCGCTGGCTCATCAGGGCAAAGACCCGCGGCTCGTGATGGCGCAAAGTCACCAGTGATGTTGGAGTGAGAACGAATGTGACCGGAGCCATCTCGGGCTCGTCGCCATCACCGAACGCGGGCAGGATCGCGGTCATAAAGGCAGTCGAACCCTCGATGTAGAGGCGTGAGGAGATCTCAATCTCCTCCATCTCCTCGCGATCAGGGATTTCAACGCCCAGCCAGCTATTGACCTGCTCTTCGTCCTCGGGAGTGGGACGCAACAGATCGATCCAAATCGCGTTGGTAGATTGGGCAAGTGGCTGGGTAACAAACTGAAGTCTGCCGTCACATGTATCATAGATGCGCATCATCGGTCTGCCGGTTTGTAGCGGTCGGAATTGATTGTGAAGCCCTATAGGCAGGCCAAATCATCGATCCAAGGCGCCGCGTAGAGGAAAGAGCTGCCCTTCAGCTTGCCACCCAGCTGCGGTTATGAGGGGAATCAATGCGGGTTCGCTAAAACTGCCCGGCAGCTTCTTCAGGGTCGGTGCCAAATCCCGTGATCAAGTTTCCGTCAAGCAGCACACCCACTAACAGGCCGGTCCTTGCCCTTCACGATCTGGCACGGGAGAAACCGCGCGTCCGCTTAAACTCTGAGAATGAGGCGCACTACGCGCTAAATGACCCTGCCTCCCAGCACGCGGGCCCCGTTACGGCTTGCCTCGACCGATTGGCGATTGCTCAGGTGCAGCGTCATGCGTCCTGATCCGGCAGGTTCGGCCCGGTCGAGGTGACGCAGGTTGACGATCACCGAACGTTGGATGCCACGAATTCATCGGCGGGCAGGCGCTGCTCGAACTCGCCCAGCGACAGCCGCACCAGATGCCGCCGCTGAGTGATCGTGGTGACCTCGGCATAATCCTGCGCGCCTGTGATCGTCACGATATCGCCGACAGCAATCGGCACCAGTTCGTCGCCCTGCCGCGTCAGATAGCGCTGCATCGGCCCCGAAGCGACGATCTGCACCGCAGCGGACTGCCGCCCGCCGCGCAAGGCATAGGCACAGGCAGCAACCAGCGCATAAAGCACAACGCCCTGAAACAGCTGCCACACCAGCGCGACGCCCGAGAACGTCCCGAGCTGCATCTCGCCGCGCCCGATTGCACGCAGCAGCATCAGGCTCACCAGCACCAGCGCATACCAGCTCGGCGCGGATACCGGCGCGAGCACGATGTGCCACGCCCCTTGCGCGATCACCGAACGCGGGAGCACCGCGCTGTGGAGGATCAGGTAGAACCCTGCCGCAAGCCCCGCGAGCGGCACGACATTGGCAATTGCGGTACTGAGTGCGCTTGCCTAGCCTTCATCCAGCGTAACCGCGAAAACTATGGTGTAGAGCGCCAGCAGCAACGCGGCGCCCATGGCATAGACCGCCCCGACCGAAGGGAGGCGGTCGCCTGCGCGCAACGCTGGGGGGCGATCAGCAGCCTCCGCAGCACGCGCCGACCGCATGGGCTGATCTTTCGCCGGTTTTGCCATGTCATTCATCGCTGCAAACGTCCGTTCACGGCTTTTTGGCAGAGGCCGGGCGGCGCAGCGGCAAGGCAGGGCGTGACCCGATCAATCAGCCGGAGATTGCGAATCATGCGCACCGCCTCGTTTCTTTCCTGTGCCGTCATGCTGCTTGAGGCCGCTGTGGCCGTGCCTATTTATGCCCAGCAACTGGACCTGCTGCAAACACTTACCGGTGCCGAGCCCGTGACGGTCGGCCTGCGCGGCTTCACTCCGGGGGAGCAGGTCGAGATCGAGGCTGTGCGCCGAAATGCCGATGGCACCTATCGCAGCGCTGCCATCTTTGTTGTCGGCCCGGACGGAGCAATTGACCTCGCGCGTGATCCCGCGATTGCCGGAAGCTATCAGGGCGTTGATCCGGCAGGACTGTTCTGGTCGATGCGGCCCACCCCTCCGGGCGCAGCTGAGCCGGCAGGCATCACCGTGCGGGCGCTCGGCAACTGTCAGGAAGTGTCCCGCGACGCAGCGGCACTTGCCGACCTGCCCGATGGCATCGTGATGCGCCCGGTGGCCGAATTTGTCGGCGCTCGGCTTTATCGCCCCGCAGGCACGGATAGGCTTGGCGTAATCATCGTGCTGGGCGGATCTGAGGGAGGCTCAGGCTTCGGGCGCAGTATGGGGCCGGTCTTTGCTGCGCAGGGCTATGCCGTGCTTGCGCTGCCGTATTATGCGCCGAGCTGGGGGAGTGAAGAATTGTCCGGACCGCCAGGCGCCTTCACCGACATTCCGGTTGATCGGCTTGAGGACGTGCGGCGCTGGATCTTGACGCAGCCCGATATCGACCCGGCGCGCATCGGGCTTCACGGCATATCGAAGGGCGGCGAGTTCGCGCTGATTGCAGCTACGAGGATGCCCTGGCTTCGGGCCGTTTCGGCCATCGTGCCGAGAGACGTGGTGTGGGAGGGGAG is a window of Novosphingobium sp. CECT 9465 DNA encoding:
- the corA gene encoding magnesium/cobalt transporter CorA, yielding MMRIYDTCDGRLQFVTQPLAQSTNAIWIDLLRPTPEDEEQVNSWLGVEIPDREEMEEIEISSRLYIEGSTAFMTAILPAFGDGDEPEMAPVTFVLTPTSLVTLRHHEPRVFALMSQRADRGLAGAIDGEDVFVQLLEAIVDRLADVLERYGREIETVAKTVFAKTDIKARSQTDFGKVLSDLGRQANELSNIRDSLVSLERLATFATTLLLQRKSRKELRERLKTVARDVRSLSDHDAFLSQKINFLLDATLGMISIEQNGIIKIFSVAAVVFLPPTLVASIYGMNFEFMPELQWPYGYPFALGLMVISMLLPYLYFKRRGWL
- the corA gene encoding magnesium/cobalt transporter CorA; this encodes MAIIAARDYREGRVVGEPLAQGKVDGHERQSPDAFAWVGLLDPTSEEMSACAKRFGLHPLAVEDALHAHQLPKLEIYGDQLFVVARTAKMEAGHISYGETALFVGRNHIVTVRHGSDQGHSALREKLETRPALLAHGVDYVLHALLDMIADNYFPVIDAAGEIVQRLEQSALDSTLTRAEMRELFNLRRDLLLLQRMLIPMEEVCAKLASLDLPNIDPEVRPYFRDVLDHVRRVSSLAALHREMLNSVMETSALIVAQRQGEITRKLAAWAAILAVPTAIAGIYGMNFENMPELRMEYAYFGVLGTIAFICVMLFLRFRKLGWL
- a CDS encoding LytTR family transcriptional regulator DNA-binding domain-containing protein, yielding MPLAGLAAGFYLILHSAVLPRSVIAQGAWHIVLAPVSAPSWYALVLVSLMLLRAIGRGEMQLGTFSGVALVWQLFQGVVLYALVAACAYALRGGRQSAAVQIVASGPMQRYLTRQGDELVPIAVGDIVTITGAQDYAEVTTITQRRHLVRLSLGEFEQRLPADEFVASNVR
- a CDS encoding acyl-CoA thioesterase/BAAT N-terminal domain-containing protein, which produces MRTASFLSCAVMLLEAAVAVPIYAQQLDLLQTLTGAEPVTVGLRGFTPGEQVEIEAVRRNADGTYRSAAIFVVGPDGAIDLARDPAIAGSYQGVDPAGLFWSMRPTPPGAAEPAGITVRALGNCQEVSRDAAALADLPDGIVMRPVAEFVGARLYRPAGTDRLGVIIVLGGSEGGSGFGRSMGPVFAAQGYAVLALPYYAPSWGSEELSGPPGAFTDIPVDRLEDVRRWILTQPDIDPARIGLHGISKGGEFALIAATRMPWLRAVSAIVPRDVVWEGRGSDAPPGTASSFSWDGQPLPFVPYRGMEEAIAALARGERRALTVPHLEGRRANPDKAAAARIPVEEYKGPLLIAGGDRDATWPSGEMVRAVAERRAGEGLPTVALSFAEAGHSLGGTGWTPMDYEGRPVPASIDVAAQRIVHAAVIDFFSRELGRLSSEPTQADR
- a CDS encoding class I SAM-dependent methyltransferase; protein product: MGEKVFQLGFALVQWPWLLKSLYGGTKAQKAALLQRVGLDSDALPHLGSWKADTYLLHRIVDEIEARQPQVVVELGSGATSLVIAKALSLHGGGALYSYDQHEPFVRQMGEWLTEHELAARFHHAPLGQRDPAWPGLWYELPEIPATIDMLIIDGPPWAVHPFARGMAERLFERVAPRGVILLDDAARPGERIVARRWRRKWRDLDFTFEGGGTKGLLIGRKGR